One Engraulis encrasicolus isolate BLACKSEA-1 chromosome 4, IST_EnEncr_1.0, whole genome shotgun sequence genomic window, TCGTTCTCGTCCACAGTTGAAGATGGCTCCTCCTCACGTGAGTCTAGTGAACAAAAACATATCAAACGTGGCTCGCGGTCAATAGCTTGATCCCAATAAGACAACAATACAACACAGATGTGATTAAAAGATGTAGTAGCACCTACCATTCGATTCTCGAGGATCACGTTGGTAATTAACTGATGATCCAAATGTGCACGGGGTGCTCATTCTCTGTGTATGTCCGTCTCTATCATTAGTGTACACCTGCAATATTGACCAAATCAGAATAAGAATAGCATTGCTAATAtggttaataataatagtaatatgtgCACTGAGCTATTTCCCATTTCACTTCATTTCAAGTGAAATAGTTCAAACACTGCACCCAGGCGACCTGGGTGCGAACTGATCCCCAAACATGGGAATGCATCCTGGTGACCCAGTTAAAATAAATTGAAGTTTTTCTCTCATCACGGCATACAGAGACAGCCCTCTAGACATCCAAACTGAGTTTAAGGGGGGTGTAAAAACGGAACACTTGGTGTTTATATAGAACACTTTAATTTTTAAATGATCATGAAATTACACCAGTTGAGGATTGTTACCGATGCTCCAACACTTAAAATGTTATTGCCAAGTTAATTTGAtgtttgtaattaatcactttggGGTTTTTAtagtaagaggtgtgtgtgtgtgtgtgtgtgtgtgtgtgtgtgtgtgtgtgtgtgtgtgtgtgtgtgtgtgtgtgtgtgtgtgtgtgtgtgtgtgtgtgtgtgtgtgtgtgtgtttggaggggggcATACATACCTCATATAACTGTGTATTTCTACTGGTTTCTATGGGCAGGTGTTTCCTCTCTGCGTCAGCCTCTATAGACCGTGCTTCATTCGACTTGCTTCTCTCGGCCTCTGGTTCCATGCTCCTCACTGGCGCGTCTTGAGCTATGGAGCCCAGGGGACTTTGGTGGCCGTCAGTTGACAAGGGGAAAGAGTCTTCCTCCTGCACCTTGTTTGACTCTACGTCCACATCCGGGTCATCCACGCTGTCCACGTCCGGAGAGACAGATCTGTAGCTTGAACTTTCGCTCAGGAAATCAGGTGACAGGTAGCCAGATCTCCCCCCTGCGTAGGACCCCCTGTTCCCATACAGCTTGGCTATGCTCTCCGTGTCTTTCACCACAGGTCTGAAAGCTGATATGTAGCTCATTTTCCGGGGAGTGTCAGTGACCCCATCCATCGAGCGGCTGTCATCCCCAGACTTGTCCTCCTCGTTACGCAGGGACTGTGTGCTGGAGCAGCGCTCGCTGTCTAAACCGCTCTCTTTGGGTGTGCTTGCGCCCCGGTCAGTTGATTCCGAGATCTCGCCTTCATTGGGTCTGGGGCACAGCATGTCCGAGGGCGGCTTGGGGTGAGCCTGAGAAGAATAAGGTGGCATGGGCAGGCCGCCTGTCGTGGGCCAAAACATGGGGAAGGATGGGTAGCCACTGTCTTTCGACCCCGGCCAAAACATACCTGAAATGTTAGCTTTATTTGGTTCCCCTATCACCATCCCATCCTCCTTCTTTTGACACAGTCCGAAGGCAGGGAAGCCGTAGGGGTGGGGGAAGAGCGGCGGGGGAATCTTCTGCAGCATCCCAAAGCCTTTGCTGGGTACGGGGATGACGGGGTAGCTGCGCATGCCAGGTGGAACCACGCCGGCCTGCTCCTCCTCGCACCTCGTGGCTTTGTGCGGGATCTCTGGAGATTCTCTGTGGGGTTGGCCACGAGGCCCCGGGTTTTTGGTCGGAGAGGACCCGGCTGACCCACTGGACGGCAGCGTCCTCTTCCGGCTGCCGCCATTGAACATGGCCTTGACGTCTTCCCAGGCATGTGTAACCTCATCGGGTGAGTTTTTGTCGGACAGTTTCAGGTGACGCCTCCAAGAATTGAAATTAGCTGCGTCGGGCTGCGTGTACTTTGACTCTGGTGTGCGATGCGAATGAAATATGAATTTGTTTGGAGAGAAATACATGTTGCAGAACGAACATTTTATGCACTTTGCTCTTGAGCTGTTGTACCTAGCCGGTATGAAATTACCTCGACAGCCCCATGCGCACTCGTGAGACACGTCAAATGCGAAGTTTTCAGGTAGTTTGGGTGGTGAGTGCGCGCCGAGAAAGGATTTGCACAGCCTCTCGGCCTCGCGTTTGGTGATCATCCCACAGCGGCGCGAGGAGATGGGCATAGCGCCCGCGCGCCGCAGAATCTCGAGCTGTACCGGAGTGCACTGCACGCATGTGATGCCAAGGGCCACGCGGCGATTGTGTATCTCGTTGTAACTGTAGTGCTTCAGCAGGGTGTTGGAGATTTGTGCGAGACAGAGTCTTTCCTGGCCATCTATGACAAGGGAGACTATGGGTATTCCATACAGGGAGGTCTCGCTGACTTGGTTGGGTTTCAGCGCCGGGCCGGAGTAGGATTGCAGCTCTTGCTTGGAGGTCGGCGAGCAGCTGGAGTCACGTAGGGCTGGCAGCTGACTCGGAATTGATTCCATTCCTGGAAACCTGcgaagattttttttcacatgagtCAATCTAGTTAAAGAAAACTGGCAATGAGAATGCCATCCTTCCGCTTGAGAAATTATTCATAATAAAGTGTGTAATACTTGCATATATCCAGCTTCTGTTCTTGGTGCtaatttaatataggctacacataataataataataacaataacaacaacaataataataataataataataataataataataataataataataataataatccaacCATTAATTTCACTTTACTATTTGAAAATAAAAATCCCTTTTATATCTGACTAACTTTCTGACCAAAATAAATCTAGATATGTTCCTAAATTGTCCTGCAATTTAAGGACGAGGTCTGtcttttttatataggcctacaatttgcCCCACAATAACATTTTCATTATCCTTTATTCAGTTTtcataattaggcctatttaaccGAAAAGCAATCGGCCCTAATTTGACTATGGAAACGGGCTCGTGTGAACAAAGGCATTAAGCAGAAAAAGGCGGCTTTGAGGGGGGCAAATAGCTTAAGAATAAAGTAAGTCGCACTAAGCCGCTTTCATTGTGATTACCAGGATTCAACACTGACTTAAAATTAAGACGACTAGAAAACAAAATGGACAACTGTGATTGGTGACATGGATTTCAATAATTGGGCTACGATAATTTATAAATAGGCCTACGGGATATTTTTCAGGTTTTCCACATTTCATGTTTCATTAAAACATTGTCTGAAAATACAGGCTATAAAATGACACAGTATTATGTGTTTTGCTTTTACTTCAAGCTGATCAATATGATATGCCTATATCTAAGTCTAGCTGTTATCACATCATGTTAACCATGACGCACAGAGACAGGAAAATCCTGGGACGATGCAAACATTCAAGTGCAGGCTCTCCAAAAACATTGAAAACAGAAAACACAAGTGAAGGCAAACTCACCTTTTAAGAGAGTAGTCAAGCAGCAGTTTTAGAACAGCAGGTGCAACAAAGCCAAAATTTTGTCGAAATTGTTGATGAGACGGCGCAACTTGCAGGGGACGATTTTCGGTTTGATGAAGAAGGAAAAATTATGTTTATGTCTCGCAATGTCCAAGTCTCCTGCAGCGAAGTATAGCTTCTGTAATCAGAGGTGCGTGAGGACGTGCATCCTCCTCTAGGCTGTCTGGCAAGTGAGGAGAGCTGGAGGAGTGACCGTGGGTTTGTTTGGGCTGCGCGTGCCTTTCCCCTTACGACAAAACCACTGAAGACGCTCACCGGTGACAGCTAAGTAATGGCGAGGCACTCCCACTTATCGCGAGCATATTTACATGAACTTGTTTGCCTACGGGATCCAAAGAAAGCACACTTGCTGCTGTCATATTGGCCCGGAGACATTTTTGTCACCACGTGATCTTTAGACACTGGAAAGATGGGTGTCCGCGCGCCTTGGACATGTTGGACAATCTTACTGGTACGGACAAGGGTCAGTCCTGAAACGGGGTGTTTTTACACGCATGAGTTCTTCAGTTACACTTTTATTAAATAGGCTACTTAGCTATatagatatgaagagttcagatgcaaaaacccctaagtgccatttcagaaaataatcttaattcatttttattaactacaaagctatcaaaaatgtatttttttttattttattcatgtaatataactatttatatgtattatcaagtacatgaatgtaaaccaaaccaacaacagggttctctaaaaatatagaagtgcaggtctttagaaatggagttagggggttttgcatctgaactcttcatatataaaaaatatccaACAGCCCAAGACATCCAGTTTATTTAAAGAATAAAAAATAGCCACGTTATTTTGTTTAAGATTTTAATAAATTAACATGAGCAGTATTGATTCATCAACACTGGTATTTGAAAGCATCCAGGCAGTTCTCTTGATAGTTTTATTAGCTAATATACTACAGTGCACCTGTTCGTCCTCTGCTCCCTGGAGTTGGAGGACCACACTCACCCAGCGAGAACAGGTTGCGTGAACAAAGCGACTGATATGTGTAAGCACCAGCACGAGGTAAGCGGTTTAGTGATATGGCTGCGTTAACTATTCATAAGTATTTATAGGCCGATCAATGACCGTGGGCTCACCTCGCTATGCCCCGTGCTAAGCTATAGTTCtaccagtaggctacagttcCCCCTGACAGACGTCTCGACTTATCAGTGTGGTGAAGCAACTTCTAAACTAGTGACGgcagaactttttttttcactgacagcCACGTTTTCGTAAGTTTAATGTGTATCTATATGGACTGTGTATCTATGCCTAATTTAGGCTTGATGAGACTCACAACCACCTTAAATTCGTTGCTGGCTACAGTGTGAAAGTGACCAATCATGGGTCAAGGTGGCGTGAGTCGCCTGGGGTGTTTTCATTTATCCCATCCATCAGTGTTAAATAAATACAGGCATTGTTATTGAAATGACGTGCAGAGGCTTCTTGTCGCCCCAAGAGAGTCTTTTCATGGGTGACATTTCAGATGTTCCTGCGACCGCATGTGTTCTGGTTCTCACGGAATGACTCGAacattgaggtttttttttttttaattacagctTAAAATAGGGTTTACGTTTGCATGCTGGTTTTTGGATATTCCAGTAGGCTATGTCATCCAGGTAGTGCTGGATGACCCAAACATCTggatattttaacttttttgcatGCAATCACAAAATTATTGTTCATGAAATGACACTGGGGTAATTGTTCGCGATGGTGCGTAGCCTATATGCTAGGGTATGCTTCATATAATAGCCTATAGATTTATTCCCCGTTCGcccagtgtgtctgtgttcagAACTGGCACGCGCGCCCGCCATTGCAACGTCTCTCTGCAATATTGATGGAGGAGGGATCACGCGCAGGAGGTGTAATCCGATCCTGCCCGTATTGACTTTCACGGGCAAGAGACTTTCTTCCTCGCCAGCAATAATTACCATTTTGGACTGTAATTATTCAGCTCTCTTAAATAATTCAGATGGCAAACTGAATGGCACATTGTTGCCCATTATTTTAACGCATCACGCAGTCTGAGGCTCAGCGCAACATCAGCAACTGGACACCTCGCCCGACAATTACCCTCCAACTCAACTCTGACTATTTAATCGTCACATGGGTTCAGATTTTGTGACTGCTTACCTCTTAATGGGAAAGAGCAGCACTATGTGGTtgaataaaatgtattttacCGTTTTTTACTGGATGTTGgctataataattataattaggcctataatattATAATTGACTTTCAAATATTTAATGTAGGTCTAAACAATACTCTCCTACGAACTAAGGCTATTCCATGATTTCATCGGTCTATCCTTGGAGGCCTATTACAACTTATGTGTACAACTTTAATTGGTAGGCTATGTATTGTTATTAATTAATTGAACAATACATCATATCTAATTTGGAAGGTAGCCTATATTGATTTATGGTCAAATAGCCTATAATCTAACCCTGCCCATTAtaaaactaggcctatatattggggCTAAATAAATCAACATGCTTAACATGTAAGGCGCGTTTAGCATTAGGCCTAGATTAAAAATTGTGACAACACATAGCCTATGGCCTACGTTTATTTATTTGGCATTGACTTCTTGATTGTCAGAAAGGACAAAAAAACAGCGCGTGGTTTTCAGCCGTGGCCCCATCTGTCAGAAGAATGCTTCAAATGTGAATGAATAGATCCAGAGTCCTTTGAGGAAGACTTCTTCTCCGTGCGCCACGAGGGCATGATGTCGCGCCTTTGAGCTGGTCATAACGCAGGGCTAGGAGGAAAGGGGCGCCTTTTAAGATGAATCAGTctggatttaaaaaataatagtaataatttgcTGATTGAATTTGCTATTGAAAATTATGTGACCTTACCACATCAAACGTTTAGGAACAATTGATTTCTGATGACATTCATGTTTACATACAACCTGAATAGCCTACAAGTAATTACAATATTCCTACTTAATGTTTAATAGTCACAGCTGTCCTAAACTGTAATCAAAGCTACAGCTGCCAATATTTTTCTAAGGCAATAGGACTGTATCATTGTAAGCAATTGGAACCACTGTATTTCTTTCGTAATGTATGTCCTTATAGGGCTACTATCACTCAGTCTCTACTCCTGTATGTTTTTGCGTGGTGTTGAACCAATGGTGTGTTGAGCCATTAACCTTCACACTCTCCGTCTGAGAGTCCCCCACTCACAAAACTTGAAGTCTATACCCAGCACGCCTTTATCTGACATTGATTATCTCTTATCTCGTCTTGTTTGTCAGCTGAAATAGTAGGGGCACATATCCATTACATAGCCTACTGAGCTTTGAGTGAGGAACAGCTCTCAGGTGGAAAGCACGCTAATGAGTCTTACTGATGACCGACACGTTTCAAAATGTGTCAATCGACGCGCACGTTCCGCAcagtaaacaaataaacacacctgAATGCCGAAGTAATTAGTATCCAGGAGTGGCACCGAACAATTGATTGGCGTCGAATAGGTACAGATGGGCATGGGGATTGTAGTCTACTGTCATGACAAGACAGAGAAACCGGAGATAAAAATGAGTTGTACATCTGAATTTATTTGAGAACATATCCTTTTGAATTTCTCTGTGGGGATGTCCGGAATCTTGAAGTAGGCCTACGTATGAACGTacgagaaaaaagaagaaaagttaACACCAGATTGTATctcaaaataaacacacattaaCAGTACAAATATGCGCAATATAAGGCCAGCCTCTGTTGCACTCCTCTACATGCCTTACTCGAGTTGAACCCGAGTCCTCAGCAATCAAATGTCTATTGCGCACCGTGTGGTTGAGGTAGAATAACTTGGACTATACACGACACGGACGCTATTAATTCTTGGAAGTCGACAATGAAACCCCTTAAAGTCAAACTGTGACAATCACCCGAACGATTAAAAATACATGAATATAATATTTTGGAGCATTTGGCACATTCCGGGACAGACGGGGCATTTAGGCTAGTTGACGCATGCGGCATGAATCACATCATCCTCGTTCAACTGAGATTTAATTAGGCTGCCTGCTGAAAGCAAAATGTTCTTTGTTGAACAGTTGTATCAGCATCACAAAAACCGTGACCTCAATACATTTTAATTTTAGAGGCAAATCAATCCACTCCTCTCATATCGATTGCCACCCCCATGCTACACTTAAACCGCCTCTCCAaaccgtttttttgttgtttcacTTGAAAATAGCATTTCGATTAGACCCTTTATTAAGGTAAGATTGCTCCTCGAGGATCGGTGTGGCCTGAAAATTAAACGGTGACATTTTAATTACTGGACATTGATAAAGGCGTTCTGGCAACTATCGGGGTGCTCTCCGTCTGACCTGATGTGCTAATCTAGTTGGACTGCTGGCTGAACGTTCCAAAAGGCGCGCGCCAGCTGCGCGCTCTGAACGACGCAATGAGCGCGAGGtgaggaggagaatggggaggcagtatggggcgccgtttgtaaagctgactgtgctgaaaatttcagcaacattttgtcacatttagcttaaaacagtgttgTAAAAACtgtgtgaatttttcagactcccctttttacacatttagaacaataaatgttaaatctaaataatgtatccaaatgttaaatataaatctaaataatatataaaaatgttaaatctaaatgtcaaatctaaataataaatctaaatctaaatattaaatataaatcttaaatctaaatgttaaatctaaatctaagtgttaaatctaaatattaaatctaaatgtttaatgtaaatgttaaatctaaatctaaatgttaaatctaaatgttatacctaaatgttaaatctaaatgttatatctaaatgttaaatctaaatctaaatgttaaatctaaatgttaaatctaaatgtttaatgtaaatgtgaaatctaaatctaaatattaaatctaaatgtcaaatctaaataataaatctaaatgttgaatataaacttaaatctaaatgtgaaatctaaatctaaatgttaaatctaaatgttaaatctaaacctaaatgttaaatctaaatctaaatatttagatttagatttaacatttagatttaacatttagataagttaagttacaaacacaaaaatgtttaatctaaatgttaaatctaaatgttaaatctaaatctaaatatttatatttaacatttagatttgacatttagatttaacatttagatttaacattcaggtttagatttaacatttagatttaaattccacatttagatttaagtttatatttaacatttaaatttagatttattatttagatttgacatttagatttaacatttagatatattatttagatttagatttaacatttagatataaaatttagatttaacatttagatttaacatttagatttaacatttagatttaacatttagatttaacatttatatttagatttaatatttagatttaacatttatatttaacatttagattcaatatttatatttaatatttagatttaacatttagatttaacatttagatttagatttattatttagacttGACATTTAGATGTAACGTTTTTTATATGTTatttagatttatatttaacatttagatacattatttagatttaacattcattGTTCTAAATATGcaaaaaggggagtctgaaaaattcacaccgttttaaaaacactgttttaagctaaatgtgacaaaatgttgatggaatttcagctaaatgtgacaaaatgttgctgaaattttcagcacagtcagctttacaaacggcgccccataaGGCAGTGTCGAATCAAAGCAGGTCAATAATCTGGCAACATTATTGAACTGTCAGATTTACGCACCTATTCCTCAATTACTGTGGGACAAGACTGCGCGTCTTCGTCCATTTCGTCCTGCAACCTTGGGCATTGGtaaagcctctctctctgttaagCAATAACATCTGCCTTTTATGCCCTAAATTCAGTTAACATTTATTTACGCATTCAGGGCAGAAAATACACGGTTAACCATGCATTCATGGTCCCTTCTTTCATCATAAAGTAGCCTCGCTTCTGTTAGAGTGCGTTAGGAATACAGTGTTTACCTAAACCGCTTTCCTTTGGCAGCTGTGACCTGTTAACTTAAGTGGTACTTGCTAATGAAGGTGCGATGGAACATGACCGTTCTCCTTCTAAGTCCGTGGCCGTGGGTCAGCATCGGGTCAGGAGAAGCGAGAGGGCCAGCATGAGGGGCCGCCCGCTGATTCTGATCGACAGCTGGAGTAATTTTACATGTCAACCCCGAGAATGAGACAAACAGCGGCATAGGAGGCTTTTCAAATGAACTTGTCACTCCTGGTTCCCCTGAGTTAGCCGTTGTAGGGGCgaaacccctcccctccccggtgCCCTCCACTAATAAAGAACTAATAGGGTGGACAAAAGACCAATGCGGAGCATGGCAGCCACCCCTTCACACTCATTTACCGACTGCACAGACCTGCAGACCTACTGTATGATGTTAATGATGTTGTatgtaggtctactgacaatAACTGGCACGATCATAACTTCTAACTTGCTTTGCTATCTCAACAGCTACGGTTGTTCAAGTCATAGTATTATAGACTTTGACGTATAACTGTCCTATGCATGATCAAGATTATACACACAGTAGAATTGCAGAGAATACTAAACAGTGTAATGTGTTTCTTACGCTTTATTACCTTCGCTCTTTTCAGTCACCTTACACTTAGCCATGTACCTGCAAAACACAAGTGGGGGCAAAACGAGaggaagtaggcctaatagtaatGGGACAAGGCCTTTATTTCTTATCTTCAATACCAGATATTCTCTCTGTTTAATACTCTTTGCCCAAAGTGCTACAACTGTCTATCTTATGCCAGTATGACAACACCTCATCTAAAGGTGATGCCTTCTAGATCAGTAAACTAGATAAATTCAGTAGATTTTTGCCTGACACGTTGTTCTACCACACTATaggacagggatgtcaaactcaggtcccGGAGGCCAAATCTatatcattttatttggcccgcgagatcgtTTCAAATGTTGGCCCACATACGTACTTGAGCATGAAATTTTGTGTGTCACAGGATTATGAGTGGgttcacactcatatgcaacagaatatgtgtgcAGGCACATTTTGAACTATGATAGGAATctgtgaaatttaaatatgaatattaagtatgtgtatgcacaatttAGTCAactaaaaaaacatatatatattgagtttggcccgcccctcgactttgttccagatttagattttggccctcggtcaatttgagtttgacacccctgtcagGAGATCATCCAAAATGGTTCAAAACCTGTCCTTTGGTCACAGTG contains:
- the skor1b gene encoding SKI family transcriptional corepressor 1 homolog-B, whose protein sequence is MESIPSQLPALRDSSCSPTSKQELQSYSGPALKPNQVSETSLYGIPIVSLVIDGQERLCLAQISNTLLKHYSYNEIHNRRVALGITCVQCTPVQLEILRRAGAMPISSRRCGMITKREAERLCKSFLGAHSPPKLPENFAFDVSHECAWGCRGNFIPARYNSSRAKCIKCSFCNMYFSPNKFIFHSHRTPESKYTQPDAANFNSWRRHLKLSDKNSPDEVTHAWEDVKAMFNGGSRKRTLPSSGSAGSSPTKNPGPRGQPHRESPEIPHKATRCEEEQAGVVPPGMRSYPVIPVPSKGFGMLQKIPPPLFPHPYGFPAFGLCQKKEDGMVIGEPNKANISGMFWPGSKDSGYPSFPMFWPTTGGLPMPPYSSQAHPKPPSDMLCPRPNEGEISESTDRGASTPKESGLDSERCSSTQSLRNEEDKSGDDSRSMDGVTDTPRKMSYISAFRPVVKDTESIAKLYGNRGSYAGGRSGYLSPDFLSESSSYRSVSPDVDSVDDPDVDVESNKVQEEDSFPLSTDGHQSPLGSIAQDAPVRSMEPEAERSKSNEARSIEADAERKHLPIETNSREEEPSSTVDENEPKSFPQEHGPLSDGHQRETDGGEEVTRCDDGSTTAIGSRALDNMAKEELQKQLVEQVELRKKLEREFQTLKDNFQDQMKRELSYREEMVHQLQIVRDTLCSELDHERKARYAIQQKLKEAHDALHHFSRKMLTPPRHCAGTCTSRPPLLPP